From the Thermoanaerobaculia bacterium genome, one window contains:
- a CDS encoding RNA polymerase subunit sigma-70: YIKLAGQDRARWENRRQFFAVTARLIRRILVDHARERGAEKRAGGAIRVELTDDLAIEAPEDIDLLGLDRALERLANLDPRATEVVGMHYFLGFSVGEIADLMALSTPTIKRDLRSARAFLQLELAP, encoded by the coding sequence TCTACATCAAGCTCGCCGGCCAGGACCGGGCCCGATGGGAGAACCGACGCCAGTTCTTCGCGGTGACGGCGCGGCTGATCCGCCGGATCCTGGTCGACCACGCGCGCGAGCGTGGAGCGGAGAAGCGGGCCGGAGGCGCGATCCGGGTCGAGCTCACCGACGACCTGGCGATCGAGGCTCCCGAAGATATCGACCTGCTCGGCCTCGACCGTGCCCTCGAGCGCCTCGCGAACCTCGATCCGCGCGCCACCGAGGTCGTCGGAATGCATTACTTTCTCGGCTTTTCGGTCGGGGAGATCGCCGACCTCATGGCGCTCTCGACGCCGACGATCAAGCGCGATCTGCGCTCGGCGCGCGCCTTTCTCCAGCTCGAGCTCGCACCATGA
- a CDS encoding serine/threonine protein kinase, which produces MSQAESWARIRALFDEVAELGAVEAEVRVKALAGGDVELESEVRRLLAADRKASETPPPKFVLHASNWSAESAASDGSDGSGGSDPLIGRRFGNWTLERPLGRGGMGRVYLARRADRAFEKTAALKLLRGALDSASFRDRFARERRIVATLDHPGIARLLDGGESADGLPFLVLEAVEGSDLIAWADERRLDVTGRLRLFRKVLDAVAYAHRRLIVHRDLKPSNILVTADGSPKLLDFGIARILDQEEGADSPGATRTGEAMLTPEYASPEQRRGDPVATGSDIYSLGIVLYELLVGSTPLRGRTSSSPAGTAREGDRPPERPSTAARKRSSGLTTVRPDEIRGDLDAIVLKAIRPEADERYRSVEELAAEIDRFLEGRPVEARRGSNLYRLAKFARRHRVALVAAGLAVTVFAVTLTHSALRLRAERDRAERRFAETRELARSLLFDLHDSIRDLDGATAARRLLVERGLHYLERLRDESTGDPTLRREVVEGYLRLAEIFSDRRAAAGLELTVEAGDLLESARALIEPHAGELGEAADRRLLVQVLGATVRRRFTGEIESEVRLAAAQRAVEVAATLVRDSPESADDQHLHAEALRDLADQLGFAGRIAEAAGPIDRASVAARRAAELRPADRELELAQAELELAAAKVRFRVGLHREARASLQTAREILARRAAAEPGSVELRDRFALALAEIGSDAWQNGRPEEGMAALEQSCELLAATVAADPANRQGVRRLTSARTELALAMVASGRIDEALARHGDALAALSRARERPGAPAFLIYDEAFLAAQMGKAAALASRAAGGAREQESLLARAREWYERALTLHAEGVRGGTASHQEPQAWEQVQAAAAELGVD; this is translated from the coding sequence ATGAGCCAAGCCGAAAGCTGGGCGCGCATCCGGGCTCTCTTCGACGAGGTCGCCGAGCTCGGCGCGGTCGAAGCCGAAGTGAGGGTGAAAGCGCTCGCCGGCGGCGACGTTGAGCTCGAGTCCGAGGTCCGCAGGCTCCTCGCGGCGGACCGGAAGGCCAGCGAAACGCCGCCGCCGAAGTTCGTGCTGCACGCCAGCAATTGGAGCGCTGAGAGCGCTGCGAGCGACGGGAGCGATGGGAGCGGCGGGAGCGATCCGCTCATCGGCCGGCGATTCGGCAACTGGACGCTCGAACGGCCGCTCGGCCGCGGCGGCATGGGGCGCGTCTATCTCGCTCGCCGCGCCGACCGCGCCTTCGAGAAGACCGCGGCGCTCAAGCTCCTGCGCGGCGCGCTCGACAGCGCGAGCTTCCGCGACCGCTTCGCGCGTGAGCGCCGGATCGTCGCGACCCTCGACCACCCGGGGATCGCGCGCCTCCTCGACGGCGGCGAGAGCGCCGACGGGCTGCCCTTCCTCGTCCTCGAGGCGGTCGAAGGCAGCGATCTCATCGCCTGGGCGGACGAGCGCCGGCTCGACGTCACCGGGCGGCTGCGCCTCTTCCGCAAGGTACTCGACGCCGTCGCCTATGCCCACCGCAGGCTGATCGTGCATCGCGACCTCAAGCCGTCGAACATCCTCGTCACCGCCGACGGCTCGCCGAAGCTGCTCGACTTCGGCATCGCGCGGATCCTCGACCAGGAAGAGGGCGCGGACTCTCCAGGCGCGACGCGGACGGGCGAGGCGATGTTGACGCCCGAGTACGCGAGCCCGGAGCAGCGGCGGGGCGATCCGGTCGCAACCGGCAGCGACATTTATTCGCTCGGCATCGTCCTCTACGAGCTCCTGGTCGGCTCGACGCCGCTGCGCGGCCGAACGTCGTCCTCCCCGGCCGGGACTGCGCGAGAAGGGGACCGACCTCCCGAGCGACCGTCGACGGCGGCGCGGAAGCGCAGTTCCGGCTTGACAACGGTGCGGCCCGACGAGATCCGCGGCGACCTCGACGCGATCGTGCTCAAGGCGATCCGGCCGGAGGCCGATGAGCGCTACCGTTCGGTCGAAGAGCTGGCCGCCGAGATCGATCGATTTCTCGAAGGGCGCCCCGTCGAGGCCCGCCGGGGGAGTAACCTCTATCGCCTGGCGAAGTTCGCACGTCGCCATCGCGTGGCGCTCGTCGCTGCGGGGCTGGCCGTGACGGTGTTCGCCGTAACCCTGACCCACTCGGCGCTTCGCCTGCGCGCCGAGCGCGATCGCGCAGAACGGCGCTTCGCCGAGACGCGCGAGCTCGCGCGCAGCCTCCTCTTCGACCTGCACGACTCGATCCGCGATCTCGACGGTGCGACCGCCGCCCGACGCCTGCTCGTCGAGCGGGGCCTGCACTACCTCGAGCGCCTGCGTGATGAATCCACCGGCGATCCGACGCTGCGACGGGAAGTCGTCGAAGGGTATCTTCGTCTCGCCGAGATCTTCTCCGACCGCCGCGCCGCCGCCGGCCTCGAGCTCACGGTCGAAGCGGGGGACCTGCTCGAGAGCGCGCGAGCTCTCATCGAGCCGCACGCCGGAGAGCTCGGCGAGGCAGCGGACCGCCGGCTTCTCGTCCAGGTCCTCGGCGCGACGGTGCGCCGACGTTTCACCGGCGAGATCGAGAGCGAAGTGCGGCTCGCCGCGGCGCAGCGCGCGGTCGAGGTCGCCGCGACGCTGGTGCGCGACTCTCCGGAGAGTGCGGACGATCAGCATCTTCATGCCGAGGCGCTGCGCGACCTGGCGGACCAGCTCGGCTTCGCCGGCCGGATCGCCGAGGCGGCCGGGCCGATCGACCGGGCGTCGGTGGCCGCGCGCCGCGCCGCCGAGTTGCGCCCGGCCGATCGCGAGCTCGAGCTGGCCCAGGCGGAGCTCGAGCTCGCCGCCGCCAAGGTGAGATTCCGCGTCGGGCTTCACCGGGAGGCGCGGGCTTCGCTACAGACGGCGCGCGAGATTCTCGCGCGGCGCGCAGCGGCCGAGCCCGGGAGCGTCGAGCTGCGGGACCGCTTCGCCCTGGCGCTGGCCGAGATCGGCAGCGACGCCTGGCAGAACGGCCGGCCCGAGGAGGGGATGGCCGCTCTCGAGCAGTCGTGCGAGCTGCTGGCGGCGACCGTCGCCGCCGATCCGGCGAACCGCCAGGGGGTGCGCCGCCTGACCAGCGCGCGTACCGAGCTCGCTCTGGCGATGGTTGCGTCGGGGCGGATCGACGAGGCGCTCGCGCGCCATGGCGATGCCCTCGCCGCCCTGTCGCGCGCCCGCGAACGACCGGGCGCGCCGGCCTTCTTGATCTACGACGAGGCGTTCCTCGCAGCGCAGATGGGCAAAGCGGCCGCCCTCGCTTCCAGGGCGGCCGGCGGAGCTCGCGAGCAGGAGTCCCTCCTCGCCCGCGCCCGTGAGTGGTACGAGCGCGCCCTGACACTCCACGCCGAGGGGGTACGCGGAGGCACCGCCTCGCACCAGGAGCCGCAGGCCTGGGAGCAGGTGCAGGCGGCCGCGGCCGAGCTCGGCGTCGACTGA
- a CDS encoding hyalin, whose protein sequence is MDRARIQRLPVFVVTLCFLSLDIVGPVAAQRTPRLVRDIAPGADSSPSQMVTVGDRVYFRACEPATGCEPWTTDGTEAGTAMLLDAFPGVNGSSPRLFTAVGGQVFFVADDGVNGPELWVTDGTPGGTVLVENIRGGGTGAEISEIVAFAGLAWFPANNGTTGIEIWSSDGSAGGTAMVANLATGAGSSSPAGLHVVGDQLFFAATATAAGVGRELHVATNAGVALVRDITSGSTGANPSAFATLGGRLFFAATDGVAGREAWVSDGTEGGTAMIADIQDGSAASNPDFPVTIGDEVYFIADDGLVGPELWRSDGTEVGTTIVRDLFPGTGSGGNDARRIAWQGELYFLGNDGGDDFGNNELWRSDGTEAGTVLVRDIRPVAGSAPGEFTAGPDLLFFAANDGSGEVHTWLTDGTAAGTKKAENPAVVTAAGAGPSELVQLGDRILFAANDGGFYGRELWAIDQPFFADGFDLGTTAGWSGFVP, encoded by the coding sequence ATGGACCGCGCCCGAATCCAGCGCCTGCCGGTGTTCGTCGTCACGTTGTGCTTCCTGAGTCTCGACATCGTCGGCCCGGTTGCAGCCCAGCGCACGCCCAGGCTGGTGCGCGACATCGCGCCCGGGGCGGACTCGAGTCCCAGCCAGATGGTCACCGTTGGCGACCGGGTCTACTTTCGCGCCTGCGAGCCCGCCACCGGTTGCGAACCGTGGACTACCGATGGCACCGAAGCGGGAACCGCGATGCTGCTCGACGCCTTCCCGGGCGTCAACGGCTCGAGTCCGCGCCTGTTCACGGCAGTGGGAGGGCAGGTTTTCTTCGTCGCCGACGACGGCGTGAACGGCCCCGAGCTCTGGGTGACCGACGGCACGCCGGGCGGCACCGTTCTCGTCGAGAACATCCGTGGGGGCGGGACTGGCGCCGAAATTTCGGAGATCGTCGCTTTCGCAGGCTTGGCCTGGTTTCCAGCGAACAACGGCACCACCGGCATCGAGATCTGGTCGAGCGACGGCAGCGCAGGCGGCACCGCGATGGTTGCGAACCTCGCCACCGGCGCCGGTAGCTCGTCGCCGGCCGGGCTCCACGTCGTCGGCGATCAGCTCTTCTTCGCCGCCACTGCCACCGCCGCCGGCGTCGGGAGGGAGCTCCACGTCGCGACGAACGCCGGTGTCGCCCTGGTACGCGACATCACCTCAGGCTCGACCGGCGCGAATCCGAGCGCCTTCGCCACCCTCGGCGGCCGGCTGTTCTTCGCCGCGACCGATGGCGTCGCCGGACGGGAGGCCTGGGTGAGCGACGGCACGGAGGGCGGGACCGCCATGATCGCCGACATCCAGGACGGCTCGGCGGCGTCGAATCCGGACTTTCCGGTGACGATCGGCGACGAGGTCTACTTCATCGCGGATGACGGATTGGTCGGTCCGGAGCTCTGGCGGAGCGACGGCACGGAGGTCGGCACAACGATCGTCCGGGATCTCTTCCCGGGCACCGGCAGCGGCGGCAACGATGCGCGGCGCATCGCCTGGCAGGGAGAGCTCTACTTTCTCGGCAATGACGGCGGCGACGACTTCGGCAACAACGAGCTCTGGCGCAGTGACGGCACCGAGGCCGGCACCGTGCTGGTCCGGGACATCCGGCCGGTCGCGGGTAGCGCGCCGGGGGAGTTCACGGCAGGGCCTGACCTGCTGTTCTTCGCCGCCAACGACGGCAGCGGCGAGGTCCACACCTGGTTGACCGACGGCACCGCCGCCGGCACGAAGAAGGCCGAGAATCCGGCAGTCGTTACCGCAGCTGGCGCCGGTCCAAGCGAGCTCGTCCAGCTGGGCGATCGCATCCTTTTCGCCGCTAACGACGGGGGCTTCTACGGCCGCGAGCTCTGGGCGATCGACCAGCCGTTCTTCGCCGACGGCTTCGACCTCGGGACGACCGCCGGCTGGTCCGGGTTCGTGCCGTAG
- a CDS encoding esterase-like activity of phytase family protein — MRILRASGTRVLSVFAAFAGISALPGIPAIAGGGGGGGAAGEPQARLVARSVLPARSFRTGSPPSGAFLTAEERAVAAGNGLSGPAAGPYFPRQPVQGFSSMVPAVDGNWWALADNGYAWRGNSADWQLVLYRLDPQWGSPAGPRLIEAILLRDPDRRIPWTIVCDPGSGIRLPDLSFNALPLPPAACGDDLEARLLTGFDFDPESFVLASDGSFWISEEFGPFLLHFAADGLLVEPPVAVPGVRSPQNPFLDFTRRAHPEAPTIAASRGFEGMAISPDGDTLFALLEGAVTGDDAQDLRIYVYRIAARRFEKSHLRVRLEAASQTVDLTKLEYPGGARLFPDAAAPASGPVAIGELKAVNDHELLMIERDNLGDDERAPRFKKVFLLDTQGAAERGGHVGKTLLLDLLALPDPDAVGGDGDFFRLPFYTIESVHLVDERTLLVASDNNLPFSNGRARGGSSDRRGPLASDETELVLVRLGTPLRADPRLLPRASQTVGK; from the coding sequence ATGCGCATCCTGCGCGCCTCCGGCACCCGCGTGCTTTCCGTGTTCGCCGCCTTTGCCGGGATTTCCGCGCTCCCGGGAATCCCCGCGATCGCAGGCGGCGGCGGAGGCGGCGGCGCCGCCGGCGAGCCCCAGGCTCGACTCGTCGCGCGCAGCGTCCTGCCGGCGCGCAGCTTTCGCACCGGCTCGCCACCGTCGGGCGCCTTCTTGACGGCGGAGGAGCGCGCTGTCGCCGCCGGCAACGGCCTGAGCGGGCCGGCAGCCGGTCCCTATTTTCCGCGGCAGCCGGTGCAGGGGTTCTCGAGCATGGTCCCGGCCGTCGACGGCAACTGGTGGGCGCTCGCCGACAACGGCTACGCCTGGCGTGGCAACTCGGCCGACTGGCAGCTCGTGCTCTACCGGCTCGACCCGCAGTGGGGCTCGCCTGCCGGCCCGCGGCTCATCGAGGCTATTCTGCTGCGCGATCCCGACCGCCGGATTCCGTGGACGATTGTCTGCGATCCCGGCTCCGGCATACGGCTTCCCGACCTCTCCTTCAACGCCTTGCCGCTCCCGCCGGCGGCCTGCGGCGACGACCTCGAAGCGCGCCTCCTGACCGGTTTCGACTTCGACCCGGAGTCTTTCGTGCTCGCGTCCGACGGCAGCTTCTGGATCAGCGAGGAGTTCGGGCCTTTCCTCCTCCACTTCGCTGCCGACGGCCTCCTGGTCGAGCCGCCGGTCGCCGTGCCCGGCGTCCGCTCGCCGCAGAATCCGTTTCTCGATTTCACCCGTCGTGCGCACCCCGAAGCGCCCACGATCGCGGCCAGTCGCGGCTTCGAGGGGATGGCCATCAGCCCCGACGGCGACACCCTCTTCGCTCTGCTCGAAGGAGCCGTGACCGGCGACGACGCGCAGGATCTCCGGATCTACGTCTATCGCATCGCGGCGCGGCGATTCGAAAAGAGCCACCTCCGCGTCCGGCTCGAGGCCGCTTCGCAGACGGTCGACCTGACGAAGCTCGAATACCCGGGCGGCGCCCGCCTCTTTCCGGACGCCGCCGCGCCGGCGAGTGGTCCGGTGGCGATCGGAGAGCTCAAGGCAGTCAACGACCACGAGCTCTTGATGATCGAGCGCGACAATCTGGGCGACGACGAGCGCGCGCCGCGATTCAAGAAGGTCTTTCTGCTCGACACCCAAGGCGCCGCCGAGCGTGGCGGTCATGTCGGCAAGACCCTGCTGCTCGACCTCCTGGCCCTCCCCGATCCGGACGCCGTCGGCGGCGACGGCGACTTCTTCCGCCTGCCGTTCTACACCATCGAGTCGGTGCATCTGGTCGACGAGCGCACCCTCCTCGTGGCCTCGGACAACAACCTTCCGTTTTCGAACGGGCGTGCCCGTGGAGGGAGCAGCGACCGCAGGGGCCCGCTCGCCTCCGACGAGACCGAGCTGGTCCTGGTGCGCCTCGGCACGCCGCTGCGCGCCGACCCCCGGCTGCTGCCGCGCGCTTCTCAGACGGTCGGCAAGTGA
- a CDS encoding DinB family protein, with the protein MNLPDRNRSEFSLSAARNHLARTPAVLDTWLRDLPEEWARANEGGESWSPCDVVGHLIHGEKTDWIPRLTRILEHGTGVPFEKFDRFAQFRDSEGKALGELLDEFARRRAESLRALDGLALDSAALDRQGRHPILGEVTARQLLATWVAHDHDHIVQIARVIAAQYAEEVGPWRQFLRVISGQPG; encoded by the coding sequence ATGAACCTTCCCGACCGCAACCGCAGTGAGTTCTCGCTCTCCGCAGCCCGGAACCACCTCGCCCGCACTCCGGCGGTACTCGACACCTGGCTGCGCGATCTGCCGGAGGAGTGGGCCCGGGCGAACGAGGGGGGCGAGAGCTGGAGCCCCTGCGACGTCGTCGGTCATCTGATCCACGGCGAGAAGACCGACTGGATTCCACGCCTGACGCGGATCCTCGAGCACGGCACCGGCGTGCCGTTCGAGAAGTTCGACCGCTTCGCCCAGTTCCGCGACTCGGAGGGTAAAGCGCTCGGGGAGCTCCTCGACGAGTTCGCGCGCCGGCGCGCCGAGAGCCTGCGCGCGCTCGATGGCCTTGCACTCGACAGCGCCGCGCTCGACCGGCAGGGTCGCCATCCCATTCTGGGGGAAGTCACCGCGCGCCAGCTTCTCGCCACCTGGGTGGCGCACGACCACGACCACATCGTGCAGATCGCCCGCGTCATCGCCGCCCAGTACGCCGAGGAAGTCGGCCCCTGGCGCC